The Ancylothrix sp. D3o DNA segment AGCGCGGGTTTTAAGGGCAGAAAGCATCTAACATTTAAACAAAAAAAGCAAAAAAGTTCAGGCAGTTTCATTGCTCTGCCTAAACAGAATTAAAGCCAGGATAAAAAGTGCCGGCTTTGCAAAAAGAAAAGCCCGCCTTAGCCCAACCAAAAAATCCCCTCAAACCTCTGTTAATTAAACACATTTTTTTGGCCAAATTTCTGACAAATTCTTGGCGCTTGGGGTGCATCTGCCGGTACAGCAACTACATAGCAGCCTATAGTTGCACTTGATTTCAGGAGAATCTAAACGTGGAAACCGTAACGCCAGTTCTTGCCGATCCTCATCCCCATTCGCGCACTCGCACTCACTATGCACTGATTGGACTGGCCCTTTCCGTAGGAGCAACCAGCCTATTTTTGCCCCGCCAGGGCGATCAAGCCAACGCCACAGAATATATCCCCCCAACCGGCACCCAGAGTGCTGTTCACACCTCAGAAGTCACAGCCACTTCAGCCGAAACCCAGATACAATCTTTAGTGAGCGGGCCGGCTGCCAAAAAAATCGAATCAGCCCCCCAAAATGCTATTGATGCCGGTGTTGCAACAGCCACCCAGAACGTTAACCCAACGCCTGATGCGGAAGTTATGCCAGTTGCCATTCAACAGCCAGAAACCTACAACCAATCACTCCAAAACAACTCTAGCGACAGCTTAAGACAAGAAATTATCCGACTGCGGCAAAAATACCGACGCCTTAAAGAACAGCCGCAAACCCATTTGTCTCAAACCACTTCTATTACCGAAGATCAGCAAGATTTGCAATTCAGGCAAACGACTCAAAGCGTGCAACTCAACTTAGAAAATTTACGCAGAAAAAGAAACCTAGAGTTGCAAGTTCGCAATAGTTCATTAGAAAATCCGACAAATCTCCAAACCAATCGCCAAGAATTAATAGCCGTAGCGCCTTTGGGGTCAGAAGCCTACGAATATGACATCAAACCGCGCTTTGTTTCACCGGCCTTACCACCTCTAAACCGGCCCGACACCTACCTGCCAAAAACTCCAGCCATTTTTGAGGGATATATTTGGCCGGCCCAAGGAACACTAACCTCTGGCTATGGTTGGCGTTGGGGAAGAATGCACGCTGGAATAGACATTGCCGGGCCCATTGGCACACCGATAGTCGCGGCTGGCGGGGGAATTGTCACATTTGCCGGTTGGGATGAAGGAGGCTATGGAAACCTCGTAGAAATACAGCATCCAGATGGCAGCATCACCCGCTATGCTCACAACAACCGCATTTTAGTCCGAGAAGGGCAACAAGTGGAAGGCGGCCAGCAGATTGCCGAAATGGGAAGCACCGGCAACAGCACCGGCCCGCATTTACACTTTGAAATTCACCCCCAAGGAAAAGGCGCAGAAAATCCCCTTGCCTATTTGCGAACTTAAATTAAATACAAACAGGGACATCAAAAATAAGGGTGAGGGGGAAAAGAAAATTATCTTGATCCCAACCCATTACTTATTGCCCATAACCACCGCCTCAAAAAACGCTTCGTCAAGTTCATAACCCAACATTTGAGCCAAAGCCATCAACTTAAACTTGCTCGGAGCGTTAATAGAAAACAACCAATCAGAAACCACAAAAATTTTTTGCATAATAAAAATTTCTAAAGCTTCGGGGTTAAACTGTATTCCCTCTGTGCGGTGAAATTGGTGGGGCACCAACATCGCAGTATAACGGGCCAACTCTCCACTATTACCCATTAACAACACCGGCAACCAAGGATAACGAGCATCTAAACGAAGAAACCAGAGACGCACTTCCGGAATTTCCGATAATTCGCGGGGATCTTCGGGTTCAGTGGGATAATCAATTTCAAAGGACAACTGCTCAGATGCAGCTTCAGAGCCTTTTGCCAGCACAGCCTCGATAGCAGTTTGGGCCGGTGAGAGATCCAGCGAATCGATGTTTTCAGAGTTTAGAGGAATTGTCAATAACATTTAAGGAATTTTCCGGTTTAAATTTGAAATTGTCATCCTATCCGTAGAGAGTCCTAAAGCACTCTCCCCTATCCGTAGGAAGTCCTTAAGGAATCTCCGTTTCACCGAAGATGCCTAATTGTGGCAAAGTTAAGATAGACCGTCGGCATCCCTTGGCACCAACGATCACTAACATTGAAAATAGCCCTGCAAGGTATTCAAGGTCAAATGCCCACAACAGAGACGCCAAAAAATGACCGCCCTAAAAATCATAGGATAAAATAAAAGAACAACCCGCCGTAAAAGCGAGTGTACGGCACATACTTAAAATTAAAAACATAAATTAGGCGGTAGCTGTGAAACCAATTCGCTCATTAGAAGATGCTTTAAATCGTTGCCAAAACCTGGGAATGCGCCTTTCTCGCCAGCGCCGCTTCATTCTGGAACTGCTCTGGCAAGCAAAAGAACACCTCTCAGCCAGAGAAATTTATGACCGCTTAAATCAGGAAGGAAAAGCAATAGGTCATACATCCGTTTACCAGAATTTAGAAGCCCTATCGAGAGGAGGCATCATAGAGTGTATAGAACGCTCTGATGGTCGGCTTTATGGAAATATCAGCGACTCCCACAGTCATATAAACTGTTTAGACACCAAACAAATTTTGGATCTTCATATTGACTTGCCACCAGAACTTATCGAACAAATCGAACAGCAAACCGGCGTAAAAATCACCGATTACCGGATCGACTTTTACGGCTATCGCTTAGACTCGCCACCCCAAACCCCAGACGACGTAGAAAGCTGGTATCAACCGACTTCACCCTGATAGGGATAGCCATACAACCTAACTGGACTGTAAAAAGCATTTTATAAAATTTGTAACGTTGCAAAATTCCTATGGGCCTTTATAATAAGACGGCAAATTGCTAATTCATTCTCAGGGCGTTTAGCCCGCGTCAATTTCGTAAGCGATCTCTTGATTACACCCAGGCAAAAACACTGCACCGACTAAAAAACCGGCAACCATCCGTATAGTCCGCAAAAATCCTGAGTATTGAGGTAGAGTAATTTTGACTCGCCGCCAAAAACGCCTGTCTCCCGCGCCAAGTGATTAGCAAGCAAAAAATGTCTCTTTAGGGAGACAAAAAATAAGCCTCAGCGCACCGGCCTAATTAAAGCAATTAAGCACCGGCTCGCAGAACACCAGAGAGAGCGGCGCAAAATTCAGGCGCGGGATAACAGCCAACCAACAAAAGCGGACCCTTCGCTATTTGATAATAGAGGTATGGCTGCCAAAAGCAGCTTCGGTCGCCGGCCACCCACCCCATGCCGCCATGCTAAAACCAACCCCAGAAACAATGACGAATTCTCCCGCTGACACGCCTATCGAAACAAAAACCTCCCGCCAAAAAGATTGGGGGTGGCCGTTTGTTTGGCTGAGCGTGCTGCTCGTGTTTGGAGGAACAGCCGCCGGCGCATTTTTCTGGCTGATCACAATGCCGCCGCCGATTGACTGCAAGCAAATCTCGCCCCTCTCTCCAGAGATGCAAAGATTGCAGTGCGCCAAAGAATCTGCTTCCAGCCGCAAAGTCGAAGAATTAATTAAAGGACTGGCGGTGGTAAAAGACTGGCCCGAAGACAACCCCCTCTACCCGCAAGCCAGTCAATTGCGCGATGAGTGGTCAAAATGGCTTTTGGAATTGGCCCGCAATAAATTGGAAAGTGGAGATTTAAAAGGAGCCGAAGAACTGGCCAAAAAAATCCCTGCCAATGCTTCCGTTTATCAAGATGCTCAGGCCGTCGTTTCCACTTGGCAAACGGACTGGGACAAAGGCAAAACAATTTATAACAAAGCCCAAGAAGCCCTCAAACAACAACAATGGCAACTGGCCACCGGCTATGCCCAACAACTCGCTAGTCTGCGAAACGAATACTGGGGCCAGCAGCGCTCGGCTGATTTACTCAATCAAATAGGCCGGGAAAGACAAGCGTGGGAACAGTTAAAACTCGCTCGCGTTACCGCGAACCCCCAAACAGCCGATAACCTCCAAAAAGCCTTGCAATTGGCCACAAAGGTAGAAGAAAAAACCTACGCCCACAACACAGCCAAAACCGACATTACAAAATGGAGCCGCAAAGTTCTACAAATTGCCTCGGTTCAAATCAAACAACGAAACCTACCAGCAGCAATCAACCTAGCCAACAGCATCCCCTCGATCTCGTCGCTTTATGCCGAAGCCCAAGACTTTATTCTGCTGAGTAAAGCTGAAATGCTTTTACCCAAAGAAAAAGAATTTTCTGGGCCGGTGGCACGTCACGTTTTTGCTCTCATCGAAGCTCAAGCCGCCGCACGCCAACTCAGCCAAGATCGCCCGCTCTACAAACAAGCTCAAGAAAAAATTGCCTCTTGGCAAGCACAACTCGATGACTTAGTACAGCTAGAAGTTGCAAGCTCCGCCGCCAGCTTTGGTCAAGGTTGGATGCTGCAAATGGCTATCGAACAAGCAAACACGATCTCCCGGAACCGCCCCCGCCGCGTCCATGCCCAAACTCTGATTGCCCAGTGGCGTAAAGAACTGAAAGAATCAGAAGACCGGCCTTATCTGGTACGCGCTCAAACCCTCGCCCAAGCAAAAACTGTAGACTCCTACAAAACCGCCATTGCCGAAGCACGTCAAATTAAACTTAACCGGCCTCTACGCCTAGAAGCTCAAACCCTGATCGCTAGTTGGAACAAACAAATCGAAACCATCGAAGATAAACCAATCCTTGAAGAAAGCTTAGCGCTCGCCAAACAAAACAAACTAGACGCTGCAATTCGCACAGCTTCCCGCATAGGTAAAGGTCGTGCCCTTTATAAAGAAGCAATAGCTGCCATAAGTGACTGGACAGCGGAAATCCAAATTACCGAAGACCGGCCTCTACTAAATGAAGCTGCAAAACTCGCCTCTGTGGGCCGACTCTCAGAAGCCATTCAAAAAGCAGCCCAAATAGGTAGCGGTCGCGCCCTCTATTACGAAGCCCAAGACGCTATTGCCCGCTGGGCAGCCGAGCGCAACACTATCCGACTTTCTTCCTACCCAGAACCGGCTCAAGAATCGGCCCCAACACAATCTTACTCACCGCCGCCGGTTGAATCTTACTCTCCACCTCCGGCAGAGTCTTACTCTCCACCTCCGGCGGAATCTTACTCTCCACCGGCACCCGAACCTTACTCTCCACCGGCACCCGAACCTTATTACCCTCCAGCGGCACCCGAACCCGCTCCGCCGCCGGTAGAATCTTATACCCCACCGGCACCCGAACCTTATTACCCTCCAGCGGCACCAGAACCCTACATCCCACCGGAACCAGCACCCGAACCTTACGTTCCCCCGGTTCAATCTTACGAACCCCCAGTCGAACCCGCACCAGCGCCAGAGCCAGCCCCACCGGAACCGGCACCCGTCGCCGCACCGGAACCGGCACCCGCAGCGGCTCCTTTGCCGGCTGATGGCATTGAATAAGCTGGTACAAATTAAGGGTGTTTTGAGGGGATTGGGGCGTTGAGGAAGCGTTCCTTTCCCCCCCTGGAGTTGGGGAGTTGATGGCTGGAAAAATGTTGAAATTACTCATTATTGATGATGACTTGATTTTTCGTACCGGTTTGCGGACAATTTGCGACCGCGAACCAGACTTACAAGTAGTAGCAGAAACCGGCAAAAACAGAGAAGCATTTCAACTTCTGGCCGGTGCCTTTGCCAATGTCGATTTGGTAATTTTAGACTTAGCCATTCAAGGTCAAACATCCGATTCTTATCCAGACTCAACAGCCGGTTTAGTCTTTTGCCAACAGCTAAAAACTTCTTTTTCTCAGGTGCCGGTGTTGTTGCTAACTTCCCTCAGCGATAGCTCGGTAATTTTGGCAGCCCAGCGTTTAGGAATTGAAGGTTACTGTCCCAAAGGAACCGTCACCCCAGAATTAATTAATGCCATTCGTTTAGTTGGACAAGGGCAAAATTACTGGCCTTTGATGCCAACTTCCAGTCGGGCTCTTGGGAGCGCCGAAACAAAGCCAGGCCGGCAGTTTAACTGGAAATATCGTACTTTTTTGTCGGGAAGCCGGCAAATTGAACGCAGTCTCGCCGAACTTTCTACTCAATTAGATAACCCTTTTTTGTCGCCTTTAGACCGGGCTTTTTTGCAGGGACGTCAGCGGGAGTTACGCTTGGCTCAATGGTTGCTTAAGCAGTGGTTTGCCAACGATAAACAAGACGCACCGGCTTTTGTTCCCCCGCCTTTTCAACCCCCGGAACCTAGAAATTTTCAGGAGCGTCCAAAGGCAGATTTGAGGACTACAAATAGCGAAACGGATATTGTATTACAACCAGAAATTTTTGAATCGACTTTTTATAAGCTCAATTCTAGCTTGTTTAATTTTACGGATATTCCTTTAGAAATTGATATTTTACAAACTCATAAAAAGCGGGAATTACTGTCTATAACTTTGCGCCAAATTGAAGTTTTAATTAAGGAACTACGTTTAGCTGATGTTTCTTTACCACAAATTGAGCAAAAACGGAACGCTCTTTTGCAAGATTTATGGCAATTAGTCCTGAAAGAGTTTTTTGGCAAATACTATACTGTTTTGCTAGGTAACTCGGTGCTGGAAGTGGTGCCGGTTTTACTTGCAGATGCCGGTGTGGTTCAAACAGAAATTTTTGATAAAATTCCCTATGTGGAAAATGTTTTTGCTTATTTTCTCTTTAAAAGTTCGCTAAAAATTGATAATCAAATTTATGCCGGTGAAAGTGCCGAAGCTCGATTTAGAGCGGAATTTTTATTACAAAATCTGGCTATTCAAATCTCTAATGCGGTGATTCAACCGTTACTTAATCATTTTTCGGAAAGCGAAGAAATTAAACATGAGTTTTTTGACCGGCGCTGGCTTTCTAATCGGTCTATTTTGAAGTTTCGGAATAATTTATCTTGGAAATATCGGGTAGAAAGATATATTACTGAACCGACAGCTATTTTTGAAAGCCGGTATTGGTTGTTTATTTTAGATGAGCGTGGGATTAGAAAATTGGCTATTTATGCGCCTCGCACGGAGGAGTTAGGGCAACTTTCTGGTATTCCTTTGGTGGTGACTTATGTGTTGGAAAGTCGGGATGCAATTGCTCCTCGTTTGCGTTCGGCGGTAAGTTTTTTGGGCAGTGGGGTTGTTTATTTGCTTACTCAGGTGATTGGTAGGGGGTTGGGTTTAGTTGCTCGTGGTATTATTCAAGGTATTGGTAGTTCTTGGCCGGAAGGTAAGCTGGGGAAGAATACTTCGCGGCGAGATTGAGGGGGAGTTTTTTAACCGCAGATAAACGCAGATGAACGCAGATAAGATGAACGCAGATAATGATGAACGCCTCAGTTTGGGGTTTTTGAAAACCCGATTCCGTAAAGAAACCGGGTTTTTGCATACCGCAGCTACAAATCAATTATTAACTATCAATTAATAATTAATAATTGTTGGTAGGATTTACATGAATTCGCGGGGGTCTGTGACGTGGCCGGTGAGGGCGGAAGCGGCGGCTGTGTAGGGCGAGGCGAGATAAATTTGTGCTTGTTTGTTGCCCATACGTCCGGGGAAGTTGCGGTTGGTGGTGGAGACACAAACTTCGGGTTCATTTAACCGGCCAAAGGTGTCTTTAGGGCCGCCTAAACAAGCTGCACAACTGGGGGCTGCTGGTTCAATACAACCGGCTGCTAATAGGATTTCTGAGAGGGTTTGTCCTTCATGTTTGACGGTAAATAAGTCTTCATAGACTTTTTGGGTGGCTGGGACAATATAGGTGGGTACTTTGACTGTATTGCCTTTGAGAATTTTGGCAGCGTGGAGGAAGTCAGAAGTTTTGCCGCCGGTGCAAGAACCGATATATACGCGGTCTATCTTGACATCTTTGCATTCTCGTGCTAAGGCGCGGTTATCGGGGGAGTGGGGTTGAGCGACGACCGGCTCTAGTTTAGAGACATCACAATGCCAACTGCTATAAAAGCTGGCATCAGCATCGGTATAAACCGGCTCAAAAGGCTTATCTGTGCGAGCACGGACATAATCAAAAGTAGTTTGGTCGGGGGCGATGGTACCATTTTTACCACCGGCCTCAATGACCATATTGCAGAGAGTCATGCGTTCTTCCATAGACATCGCATCAACAGCAGTGCCGGTAAATTCCATTGTCCGGTAGTTGGCACCACTGACAGAGATATCGCCGATAATTTGGAGGATGAGGTCTTTGGCTAAAAGATAGGGGGGTAACTCACCATCGAGGATAAAACGCATGGTGGCTGGAACTTTAACTAAAAGCTTGCCGGTGCCCATAATAAACGCAGCATCCGTGTTGCCGATGCCGGTGGCGAATTGACCAAAAGCGCCGGCATTGCAGGTGTGAGAGTCGGTGCCAAAGAGAACTTCACCGGGGCGAGTGTGACCTTCTTGAGCCAAAGCAACGTGACAAACGCCTTTATAATCTGGATTGGCCTTAAAATTAGCACGGTCGATAATATCGTAGAAATATTTAATGTTTTGTTCTGCTGCAAATTCGCGCAGAATATCGACGTTGCGATTAGCACGTTCGTCTGAGGTAAAGATATAGTGGTCGGGAATTAAAACAATTTTTTCTTTATCCCAGACCTTAGCATCGGCGCCAAATTCGCGTTTAAAAACGCCGATGGTTCCGGGCCCGCAGACATCGTGCGTCATTAAAAGATCAACCGACACCCAGATATTTTCCCCTGGCTGAACAGAAGACCGGCCGGCGGCACGGGCTAAAATTTTTTCGGTGAGGGTCATCCCCATAAAAACAGTTCTCCTGCGGCAATGCTTGAAATTAATAATTCGTCATTAGTCCTCTGTAGCGGGCTGGATACCAATATCTGACCTTCGTAGCTTGGATCTGGGTGAACCCGCCCGTACAGTCGTGGGGAGAAAAAACAAAGGACTTTTGACAAATGACGATGGACTTATCCCCATTACTCATAATATTTGTTAATTGGGGGTAATGGGACATTGTTTTTTGAGCAATTGCCCATGAACCGTCTATGGGTATTTAACGAGGGGTGGGGGGAGTGTTGCTGGCGCTACCGGCGGGGTTGTTGCTGACGGCGCGTTGCATGGCGGCGAGGGCGCGGTTGTAGCCGATGATGGCACGGATGCGGTTGCCTTCGGAACGGGTAAGCTGGGTTTCGGAGTTGATGACATCGGTTTGGGTACCGACACCGGCGCCAAAGCGTAAGCGGGCAAGACGGAGGGCTTCTCTGGCGCGTTCAACTTCAACGCTGGCGGTTTGGATATTTTCAAAATTGGTTTGCAAGTCATAGTAAGCTTGCTCGACTTGAAAACGAACTTGGTTGCGAGCGTCTGCAAAGCGGGTTTCGGCAATATCTCTATTTCTGTCTTCTTGGGTAGCTCTGGCTTGGGAGGCTCCGCCGTCGTATAAGTTCCAGCGCAAACGGGCACCGAGCGAGTAACCGTCTGTGACGGCGATTTGATCGCCAAAGACTTCGAGGATGTTGTAGTTGGCAAAAACGCTGACTTGGGGGCGGGTGGCGGCTTCGGCGACACGGCGCTGTTGTTCGCTAATTTCGCGTTGGAGTAGTTGCTGGGAGAGTTCGGCGCGGCGTTTGAAGGCTTCGATGATGCTGTCTTCGAGGTTGATGTTCCAGTAGCCGGCGATATCGACGGGATCGGCGGCGGTGATGTTGAGGGGAAGGGAGATGCTGAGTTGTTGGGAGAGTTGGCGCTGGGCTACTTGAAAGTCGCGTTGGGCGCGGGCGAGGTTTTGTTGTTCGTTGGCAAGCTGAACTTGGGCTTGGAGGACGTCAAAGCGGGTTCCTACGCCGGCTCTTTCGAGGGCTTCGGCGTCGCAGAGGCTTTGTTGGGATGCGGTGACTGCTTGGCTGGAGATGCGTATTTGTTGTTCGGCTTCTTGAATGTCGTAGTAGGAGTTGGAGATATCGAGGCGGAGTTGTTCTTCGATGCGTTCTACTTCGAGTTGGCTTAGCTCAACTTGTCTTTCGCGGGTGCGGATGGTGGCAGACCGGCGCCCAGAGGTGTAAACGTCGTAACTAAGTTCGAGTTGTCCGCTGAGGCTGCGGGTGACGGTTTCATCGGGGACGTCTTGGCCGGTGAGTAGTTGTTGCAGTTCGTTTTGACGTTGAGCTTGGGCCGAGTCGCTGCGGGTGATGTCGCCTGCCAGGTCGAGGGAGGGGTATTCAGCGGCGATGGCTTCTCGTAGTTGGGCTCGGCTGCGTTCGAGTTCGAGTTCGGCTACTTGGAGGTCGCGGTTGTTTCTCCGTGCGAGTTCGATGGCTTGTTGGAGGGTGATGGGTTGGATGCCGATGATTTCGACTTCGGAGGGTTTGACGGGGAATTGTAGGGGGTTTGGGTTGGGGTTTAGGTATTCGGGGAGGGTGGCGGGGGCTGTATAGTTAGGGGTGGTCTGGGGCTCTGGGTTTTCTCTGCGCTGTCTGAGTTCTGCACAGCTAACAGGAAGTTGATTTTGCCTTACTGTTTGTGCGAGGTTTGTGTAGTTTGCTTTTTCTGAACTCTGGTTAGAGATAGGGGTTGGATGTTGGCCGGTTTTGCTGTTTATGGCTGTGGTTTGGCTGGTACCGGTTTTGATGTCGCACAGGACAAGGGCGACACCCACACCGGCTGCTATTAGATATCGAAGGCTTGGCATAGTTTTTGTTTTCGATCTTGCTTTCAGGCGACACTACCTGGTTTTAGACAAATCACCTTAAGCAGAATAGCAGTTCGTTGGGGGATTTTCAGCTAAGTTTTTCTCTTATACTTTCTTTGGGGGGGTGTTTTTGTCCAAAGTGGGTTTTATGAGCGGTTTTTTTCTGCATTTAAGCGATATGGGGCCGGTTGAGGCTTTTAGGTTTTGGCGTTCTCTTTGCTTTAGTTTTGGTCTGAACCGTCGCTTTTGTGAGGCGATGATGGTTGAGGTTGTAGGGGGTAATAGGTGATTTTTTTTAAACGATTTTTTTTGATAAAAAGGATTTTTAAATAATATTTTGGGGATAGGTGGGTAAATATCCCCTGGAGGAAAGCGTTTTTAAAGGTTTAGGCATGGTGGATAATACAGATTATCAAGAAGATTGCTCAAGTTTTCAATCGTTGACTCGGATTAAGCCTTTGTGCAACATTTCATACATCCGATTGACGAGGTTTTGTTCGTGTTCGCCTAAGCTACAACTAGAAAGCAAAAACATTAGTAAGCGTTGATCGGTGCGGGTGATGCGGCGGGTGTTAAAAATTTTGTCGGTGAGTTGAGTAATGTTCAGTTGGGAGAGGAGGGTTTCGGTGTTCATTGAATTATAGAGTATTGAAGGTTGGCTTTTCTAATATCGGTAATTTCTCGGTTAGGTAAAGTGATTGAGATGGGGTTGTAGGTGTGATTTTTTTGGCGTTAATTCGTGATA contains these protein-coding regions:
- a CDS encoding peptidoglycan DD-metalloendopeptidase family protein, producing METVTPVLADPHPHSRTRTHYALIGLALSVGATSLFLPRQGDQANATEYIPPTGTQSAVHTSEVTATSAETQIQSLVSGPAAKKIESAPQNAIDAGVATATQNVNPTPDAEVMPVAIQQPETYNQSLQNNSSDSLRQEIIRLRQKYRRLKEQPQTHLSQTTSITEDQQDLQFRQTTQSVQLNLENLRRKRNLELQVRNSSLENPTNLQTNRQELIAVAPLGSEAYEYDIKPRFVSPALPPLNRPDTYLPKTPAIFEGYIWPAQGTLTSGYGWRWGRMHAGIDIAGPIGTPIVAAGGGIVTFAGWDEGGYGNLVEIQHPDGSITRYAHNNRILVREGQQVEGGQQIAEMGSTGNSTGPHLHFEIHPQGKGAENPLAYLRT
- a CDS encoding CRR6 family NdhI maturation factor: MLLTIPLNSENIDSLDLSPAQTAIEAVLAKGSEAASEQLSFEIDYPTEPEDPRELSEIPEVRLWFLRLDARYPWLPVLLMGNSGELARYTAMLVPHQFHRTEGIQFNPEALEIFIMQKIFVVSDWLFSINAPSKFKLMALAQMLGYELDEAFFEAVVMGNK
- a CDS encoding Fur family transcriptional regulator, whose translation is MKPIRSLEDALNRCQNLGMRLSRQRRFILELLWQAKEHLSAREIYDRLNQEGKAIGHTSVYQNLEALSRGGIIECIERSDGRLYGNISDSHSHINCLDTKQILDLHIDLPPELIEQIEQQTGVKITDYRIDFYGYRLDSPPQTPDDVESWYQPTSP
- a CDS encoding DUF3685 domain-containing protein, which encodes MLKLLIIDDDLIFRTGLRTICDREPDLQVVAETGKNREAFQLLAGAFANVDLVILDLAIQGQTSDSYPDSTAGLVFCQQLKTSFSQVPVLLLTSLSDSSVILAAQRLGIEGYCPKGTVTPELINAIRLVGQGQNYWPLMPTSSRALGSAETKPGRQFNWKYRTFLSGSRQIERSLAELSTQLDNPFLSPLDRAFLQGRQRELRLAQWLLKQWFANDKQDAPAFVPPPFQPPEPRNFQERPKADLRTTNSETDIVLQPEIFESTFYKLNSSLFNFTDIPLEIDILQTHKKRELLSITLRQIEVLIKELRLADVSLPQIEQKRNALLQDLWQLVLKEFFGKYYTVLLGNSVLEVVPVLLADAGVVQTEIFDKIPYVENVFAYFLFKSSLKIDNQIYAGESAEARFRAEFLLQNLAIQISNAVIQPLLNHFSESEEIKHEFFDRRWLSNRSILKFRNNLSWKYRVERYITEPTAIFESRYWLFILDERGIRKLAIYAPRTEELGQLSGIPLVVTYVLESRDAIAPRLRSAVSFLGSGVVYLLTQVIGRGLGLVARGIIQGIGSSWPEGKLGKNTSRRD
- a CDS encoding 3-isopropylmalate dehydratase large subunit, with the protein product MGMTLTEKILARAAGRSSVQPGENIWVSVDLLMTHDVCGPGTIGVFKREFGADAKVWDKEKIVLIPDHYIFTSDERANRNVDILREFAAEQNIKYFYDIIDRANFKANPDYKGVCHVALAQEGHTRPGEVLFGTDSHTCNAGAFGQFATGIGNTDAAFIMGTGKLLVKVPATMRFILDGELPPYLLAKDLILQIIGDISVSGANYRTMEFTGTAVDAMSMEERMTLCNMVIEAGGKNGTIAPDQTTFDYVRARTDKPFEPVYTDADASFYSSWHCDVSKLEPVVAQPHSPDNRALARECKDVKIDRVYIGSCTGGKTSDFLHAAKILKGNTVKVPTYIVPATQKVYEDLFTVKHEGQTLSEILLAAGCIEPAAPSCAACLGGPKDTFGRLNEPEVCVSTTNRNFPGRMGNKQAQIYLASPYTAAASALTGHVTDPREFM
- a CDS encoding TolC family protein gives rise to the protein MPSLRYLIAAGVGVALVLCDIKTGTSQTTAINSKTGQHPTPISNQSSEKANYTNLAQTVRQNQLPVSCAELRQRRENPEPQTTPNYTAPATLPEYLNPNPNPLQFPVKPSEVEIIGIQPITLQQAIELARRNNRDLQVAELELERSRAQLREAIAAEYPSLDLAGDITRSDSAQAQRQNELQQLLTGQDVPDETVTRSLSGQLELSYDVYTSGRRSATIRTRERQVELSQLEVERIEEQLRLDISNSYYDIQEAEQQIRISSQAVTASQQSLCDAEALERAGVGTRFDVLQAQVQLANEQQNLARAQRDFQVAQRQLSQQLSISLPLNITAADPVDIAGYWNINLEDSIIEAFKRRAELSQQLLQREISEQQRRVAEAATRPQVSVFANYNILEVFGDQIAVTDGYSLGARLRWNLYDGGASQARATQEDRNRDIAETRFADARNQVRFQVEQAYYDLQTNFENIQTASVEVERAREALRLARLRFGAGVGTQTDVINSETQLTRSEGNRIRAIIGYNRALAAMQRAVSNNPAGSASNTPPTPR